From Bacteroidota bacterium, one genomic window encodes:
- a CDS encoding (Fe-S)-binding protein, whose translation MLVDIFIPCFVDQIYPNAALNMIKVLERAGCTVNYNPNQTCCGQPAFNGGYWDQCKEVGEKFIKDFPNDRYIVSPSASCVGMVKNYYPELFHNTVLHNEYKIIQKNIFELSDFLVNVLNVTDIGAKLNGSATYHDSCSGLREIGLKKEPRLLLSKVKGLELREMVDNETCCGFGGTFSVKYESIAVGMAEQKIINAEATNADYIISTDLSCLMHMEGYLQKHGKKMKVLHLADVLASGW comes from the coding sequence ATGCTTGTTGATATATTCATCCCCTGTTTTGTAGATCAGATTTATCCGAATGCCGCTTTGAACATGATCAAAGTACTTGAAAGAGCGGGATGCACAGTGAATTACAATCCTAACCAGACCTGTTGCGGGCAACCCGCATTCAATGGCGGATATTGGGACCAATGCAAAGAAGTCGGTGAGAAATTCATCAAAGATTTCCCGAACGACAGGTATATCGTATCTCCTTCAGCCTCCTGTGTTGGAATGGTGAAAAATTACTATCCGGAATTGTTTCACAACACAGTATTACACAATGAATATAAAATTATTCAGAAAAATATTTTTGAGTTGAGCGACTTCCTTGTAAATGTTTTGAATGTTACAGACATCGGAGCCAAACTGAACGGTAGTGCAACTTATCACGATTCCTGCAGTGGACTTCGGGAAATCGGTTTGAAAAAAGAACCACGTTTATTGCTAAGCAAAGTAAAAGGTTTAGAATTACGTGAGATGGTCGACAATGAAACCTGCTGCGGTTTCGGTGGAACATTTTCAGTAAAATATGAATCTATCGCAGTAGGAATGGCCGAACAAAAAATCATAAACGCCGAAGCTACCAATGCTGATTACATCATCTCCACAGATCTCAGCTGTCTAATGCACATGGAAGGTTATCTTCAGAAGCATGGAAAGAAAATGAAAGTGTTGCACCTGGCGGACGTGTTGGCGAGTGGATGGTAG
- a CDS encoding glycosyltransferase family 2 protein has protein sequence MKVSGFTFIRNAIRYDYPIVEAITSILPLCDEFVVVVGNSDDDTLNLIRNIPTSKIKIINSVWDESLREGGRVLAAETNKALDAISDESTWCFYIQGDEVMHEDFIPAVRTAMERWKDDKRVEGLLFDYRHFYGSYDFIADSSRWYRREVRIIRKDPLIRSFRDAQGFQKNGRPLRVKQSGGSINHYGWVKPPEKQQEKQKNFHKLWHSDDWLKKNIPDVSEFDYSGIDSLAHFTGTHPAVMQKRISEKNWVFSIDPTIKKLSLKSRFKMSVERLTGWRIGEYKNYRLI, from the coding sequence ATGAAAGTTTCCGGCTTCACCTTTATCCGCAACGCGATTCGCTATGATTATCCGATAGTAGAAGCCATTACTTCCATTTTGCCATTGTGTGATGAATTCGTTGTCGTTGTCGGAAATTCTGATGATGACACACTGAATCTCATCCGTAATATTCCAACTTCAAAAATCAAAATTATCAATAGCGTATGGGACGAATCACTTCGTGAAGGAGGGAGGGTACTCGCTGCTGAAACAAACAAAGCCCTGGATGCAATTTCAGACGAAAGCACATGGTGTTTTTATATTCAGGGTGATGAAGTAATGCATGAAGATTTTATTCCTGCTGTCAGGACAGCAATGGAACGTTGGAAAGATGATAAAAGGGTAGAAGGTCTATTGTTTGATTACCGACACTTTTATGGGTCCTATGATTTTATCGCTGATTCTTCCCGCTGGTACCGAAGAGAAGTGCGCATCATCCGAAAGGATCCTTTAATCCGTTCCTTCCGCGACGCCCAGGGTTTTCAGAAAAACGGCCGGCCACTTCGAGTAAAGCAGAGTGGTGGTTCAATTAATCATTATGGTTGGGTAAAACCCCCGGAAAAACAACAAGAGAAACAAAAGAATTTTCACAAGCTTTGGCATTCCGACGACTGGCTGAAGAAAAATATTCCGGACGTATCAGAATTCGATTATTCAGGCATTGATTCACTTGCACATTTTACCGGAACTCATCCTGCAGTCATGCAAAAACGGATCAGCGAAAAAAACTGGGTATTTTCCATTGACCCCACCATTAAAAAACTCAGTCTGAAATCCCGTTTTAAAATGTCTGTAGAAAGACTTACAGGTTGGAGAATTGGTGAATACAAAAATTATCGGCTAATCTGA
- the purB gene encoding adenylosuccinate lyase: MELSPLSAISPVDGRYRQQTAVLSAYFSEEALMKYRVRVEVEYFIALRQIPLPQLRDADASIVGSLKSLYTAFNQADADSIKRREAVTNHDVKALEYFLKDKWTDAGLGSFKEFIHFGLTSQDINNTAFPLAIKEAVEHVYLPLLLEVKHKLNTLAAEWKDFPMLSRTHGQPASPTRLGKEISVFTERLDNQLKLQKQIPFSAKFGGATGNFNAHHAAYPGIDWVTFANKFVNEQLGLVRLQTTTQIEHYDNLCALFDSLKRINNILIDLNRDIWTYISMDYFKQEIKSGEIGSSAMPHKVNPIDFENSEGNLGMANALFEHLSAKLPISRLQRDLTDSTVLRNVGVPFAHTIIALRSLLKGLGKLIVNRDALNRDLENNWAVVAEAIQTILRRENFANPYEALKELTRTNSRITAESMQNFIDKLDVSEAVKAELRVFTPFNYTGI, translated from the coding sequence ATGGAACTGAGTCCTTTAAGTGCAATATCTCCGGTCGACGGCCGGTATCGGCAGCAAACAGCTGTTCTCTCCGCTTATTTTTCTGAAGAAGCTTTGATGAAATACAGAGTGAGAGTGGAAGTAGAGTATTTTATCGCCCTAAGACAAATACCGCTTCCCCAACTCAGGGATGCTGATGCTTCTATCGTAGGTTCCTTAAAAAGTTTGTATACCGCTTTTAATCAGGCGGATGCCGATAGTATCAAGAGAAGGGAAGCTGTTACCAATCACGATGTGAAAGCGCTGGAGTACTTTTTAAAAGATAAGTGGACTGATGCAGGTCTGGGCTCATTCAAGGAGTTTATACATTTTGGTCTGACTTCACAAGACATTAACAACACGGCATTTCCTTTGGCGATCAAAGAGGCAGTGGAACATGTCTACCTGCCTTTGCTACTGGAAGTGAAACATAAACTTAATACACTGGCTGCGGAATGGAAGGATTTTCCGATGCTGTCACGAACACACGGACAACCTGCATCACCTACACGATTGGGGAAAGAGATCTCTGTTTTTACCGAGCGTCTTGACAATCAACTCAAGCTTCAAAAGCAAATTCCTTTCAGCGCGAAATTTGGCGGCGCAACCGGAAATTTCAATGCACATCATGCGGCTTATCCGGGAATCGATTGGGTGACTTTTGCAAATAAATTCGTGAACGAACAATTAGGTCTCGTTCGCTTACAGACCACCACACAAATTGAACATTATGACAACCTCTGTGCTTTGTTTGATTCCTTAAAAAGAATCAACAATATTCTGATTGACCTTAACAGAGACATCTGGACATATATTTCCATGGATTATTTCAAACAGGAAATTAAATCCGGGGAAATTGGTTCGTCAGCGATGCCACACAAAGTAAATCCGATTGATTTTGAAAATTCAGAAGGTAATCTTGGAATGGCCAACGCTTTGTTCGAACACCTTTCTGCGAAATTACCCATCTCCAGATTGCAAAGAGATCTGACAGATTCAACAGTACTCAGAAACGTGGGTGTTCCATTCGCCCATACCATTATCGCACTCCGTTCTTTACTGAAAGGACTGGGTAAACTGATAGTTAACAGAGACGCGCTGAACCGGGATCTTGAGAACAACTGGGCAGTAGTAGCCGAAGCTATTCAGACCATTCTGCGCCGTGAGAATTTTGCAAATCCTTATGAGGCATTGAAAGAGCTCACACGCACAAATTCCCGCATTACGGCTGAGTCCATGCAAAATTTTATTGACAAGCTGGATGTGAGTGAAGCAGTTAAAGCTGAACTGAGAGTATTTACTCCTTTTAACTACACCGGTATCTGA
- a CDS encoding TetR/AcrR family transcriptional regulator: MVRQEDRILDTSKELFFRHGIKSITMDDIAHKLGMSKKTIYQYYADKNAILSSLMISELKSQIREMQEIRKNSENSIDEMLQSMSCMSKNFSKMNPTLFYDLQKYHSSAWGHFKNFKEKELTGFVEENLRRGIKSELYRKDLKVKTLARLRLEEVELGFNTEAFPHEQFNISEVQVALLEHFLYGVVTLKGYKLINKYRKIQDEE, translated from the coding sequence ATGGTCAGGCAAGAAGACAGAATACTGGATACATCGAAAGAGCTTTTTTTCCGTCATGGAATAAAAAGCATCACGATGGATGATATCGCCCATAAACTAGGCATGTCGAAAAAGACCATTTACCAGTATTATGCCGACAAAAACGCGATTTTAAGTTCTTTGATGATCTCTGAGTTGAAATCACAGATCCGCGAGATGCAGGAAATCCGGAAGAATTCGGAAAACTCAATCGATGAAATGCTGCAATCCATGAGTTGTATGTCAAAGAATTTCAGCAAAATGAATCCTACACTTTTCTATGATTTGCAGAAATATCATTCTTCAGCCTGGGGCCACTTTAAAAACTTTAAAGAAAAGGAACTCACCGGTTTTGTGGAAGAGAACTTACGTCGTGGAATTAAAAGTGAATTGTACAGGAAAGATCTGAAAGTCAAAACACTTGCCCGTTTACGATTGGAAGAAGTGGAATTAGGCTTCAATACAGAGGCATTTCCACATGAACAATTTAATATTTCTGAAGTTCAGGTTGCATTGCTTGAACATTTCCTTTATGGAGTGGTTACTTTGAAAGGATATAAATTAATTAACAAATACAGGAAAATTCAGGATGAAGAATAG
- a CDS encoding TolC family protein translates to MKKLLTLLLSVFIAGTASSQSQDSLYRFSLQQAIDFALQNQKDVLNAQLDAQIADAQEKEIIGIGLPQLSGSLDVKDFEKIPTQFIPDFISPSVYNILFEENVIPRKDLNGSGVFPVQFGTRWNATAGLTASQLLFDPTYLLGVKATKTLHELSIRNVKRTRIETAVNVTKAYYNVLLLKERKKVIAANVERIQKLKDDTKALYENGFVEKLDVDRVTVLFNNLSTENSKFDRLLTLSSQVFLFQIGANPAARVELTDSINANEIRNTIVPLDKVDASKRIEYSILKTQEKLQQYNVKRYQDGYYPNLVAYGSLSTSAQRNKFDFFDQSQKWYPTGIVGATLNVPIFDGFQKAAKIRQQKLALRKIEIELVNFEQAIQLDIASNRNALIDALSSLDNQDKNLALANDIYRTSKLKYDQGVGSNLEVLDAETSLKEAQANYFNALYDATVAKINLDKALGNLNY, encoded by the coding sequence ATGAAAAAACTGCTCACTTTACTACTTTCTGTGTTTATAGCCGGTACCGCCAGCTCACAATCACAGGATTCCTTGTACCGTTTTTCCCTCCAGCAAGCCATTGATTTCGCTCTTCAGAATCAGAAGGATGTCCTTAATGCGCAACTTGACGCACAGATCGCTGATGCACAGGAAAAAGAAATCATTGGAATCGGATTGCCGCAGCTTAGCGGAAGCCTGGACGTCAAAGATTTCGAGAAAATTCCAACCCAATTTATTCCGGATTTCATTTCTCCATCTGTTTACAATATTCTTTTTGAGGAAAATGTTATTCCGCGTAAAGATCTGAATGGATCCGGTGTGTTTCCAGTTCAATTCGGTACACGTTGGAATGCTACAGCAGGGCTTACTGCTTCACAGCTTTTATTTGATCCAACCTATCTGCTTGGTGTGAAAGCAACCAAAACGCTTCACGAATTATCGATACGAAATGTAAAACGTACTCGTATTGAAACCGCAGTGAATGTAACCAAAGCATATTACAATGTACTGTTGTTAAAAGAACGTAAAAAAGTAATTGCCGCGAATGTTGAACGCATACAGAAATTGAAAGATGACACCAAAGCATTGTATGAAAATGGTTTTGTAGAAAAGCTGGACGTTGACAGGGTTACCGTGTTGTTCAACAACCTATCCACCGAAAACAGCAAATTTGACAGATTGCTAACTTTGTCTTCCCAGGTTTTCCTTTTTCAAATCGGAGCTAATCCTGCAGCTCGTGTGGAGCTCACTGATTCTATCAATGCGAATGAGATCAGGAATACCATCGTACCGCTTGATAAAGTAGATGCCTCCAAACGCATTGAATATTCAATTCTGAAGACACAGGAAAAATTACAACAGTATAATGTTAAAAGGTACCAGGATGGTTATTATCCGAACCTTGTCGCATATGGTAGTTTGAGTACTTCTGCACAGCGAAATAAGTTTGACTTCTTTGATCAAAGTCAAAAATGGTATCCAACCGGAATTGTTGGCGCGACATTGAATGTTCCCATCTTTGATGGCTTCCAGAAAGCAGCAAAAATTCGTCAGCAAAAATTAGCATTACGAAAAATCGAAATCGAACTTGTCAATTTTGAACAGGCTATTCAGCTGGATATTGCTTCGAACAGGAATGCATTGATTGATGCATTGAGTTCACTGGATAACCAGGACAAAAATCTGGCACTTGCCAATGATATTTACAGAACATCCAAATTAAAATACGACCAGGGCGTAGGTTCAAACCTTGAAGTTCTCGACGCTGAAACATCATTAAAAGAAGCACAAGCCAACTATTTTAATGCATTGTATGACGCTACGGTCGCGAAAATAAATCTTGACAAAGCCCTTGGTAATTTAAACTATTAA
- a CDS encoding efflux RND transporter periplasmic adaptor subunit, with product MKSIFFSLLILTIVSCSQNSGTDKKRAELDKLKKEQADLREKIRLLESELAASDTSASNVKSKLVAITDMNPQVFNHYIEVQAKVEGDEDVNVSAETMGNITTLNVKAGDKVSKGQVLAVVDDRIIRQGIAEMQSQLDLATQIYNKQKNLWDQKIGSEVQFLQAKTNKEAMEKRMSGLQEQLDLTRIKSPINGTVDIVHVKVGQTMAPGIPAFRVVNLSSLKVTAEVAESYISKVSRGNDVLIYFPDLGQEVKGKLDYSGQAINSLNRTFNVEVRLNPKDGLFHPNMVAVLKIADYSSPKAYVLPLAAVQKSSDGEFVYVSVQENGKNIAKRKTVKTGIIYNGNAEIKSGIDQGDKVITIGFQNIIDGDAISL from the coding sequence ATGAAATCAATATTTTTCTCCCTCCTCATTCTGACAATCGTGAGCTGCTCACAAAATTCCGGCACAGATAAAAAACGTGCTGAACTTGATAAATTAAAAAAGGAACAAGCGGATCTGCGTGAAAAAATAAGACTCCTTGAAAGCGAATTGGCCGCGAGTGATACATCCGCATCGAATGTTAAATCAAAGCTCGTTGCCATAACGGATATGAATCCTCAGGTTTTCAATCACTACATCGAAGTTCAGGCAAAAGTTGAAGGCGATGAAGATGTGAATGTCAGTGCTGAAACCATGGGTAACATTACCACACTGAATGTAAAAGCCGGTGATAAAGTAAGTAAAGGACAAGTGCTCGCAGTGGTGGACGATCGTATCATTCGTCAGGGAATCGCTGAGATGCAGTCACAACTTGACCTGGCAACCCAGATTTACAACAAACAAAAAAATCTTTGGGATCAAAAGATTGGTTCTGAGGTTCAATTCCTCCAGGCAAAGACCAACAAAGAAGCCATGGAAAAAAGAATGTCAGGTTTACAGGAACAACTCGATCTAACACGCATCAAATCTCCAATTAACGGAACCGTTGACATCGTTCATGTAAAAGTAGGACAAACGATGGCTCCCGGAATTCCGGCATTCCGCGTTGTGAATTTGAGTTCATTAAAAGTGACTGCTGAAGTAGCGGAATCCTATATCAGCAAGGTGAGCCGTGGAAATGATGTATTGATTTATTTCCCGGACCTGGGACAGGAAGTAAAAGGAAAACTGGATTATTCCGGACAGGCTATCAACAGTCTGAATCGTACTTTCAATGTGGAAGTTAGATTGAATCCAAAAGACGGATTGTTTCATCCAAACATGGTTGCCGTGCTGAAAATCGCGGATTATTCCTCTCCAAAAGCATATGTTTTACCATTGGCTGCTGTTCAAAAATCCAGTGATGGAGAATTTGTTTACGTGTCTGTTCAGGAAAACGGAAAGAATATCGCCAAAAGAAAAACTGTCAAGACCGGAATTATTTATAACGGTAATGCTGAAATTAAATCAGGTATTGATCAGGGAGACAAAGTAATCACAATTGGTTTCCAGAATATCATCGATGGAGACGCGATATCACTCTGA
- a CDS encoding efflux RND transporter permease subunit → MQDLQKEFKPSSWAINNKIAVFVITLVLGIMGTLAYISLPKESFPDISLPNIYISVIYPGTSPKDMENLIVRPIEKECKNIAGVKKIKSNSLQDYCSVVVEFGSEVNIEDAKQKVKDAVDKAKKDLPKDLKNDPEIIEINFSDLPVMQVNISGNYDLSKLKEFADDAKDHIESLKEVKKVEIIGALEREIQINVDMIKMQAADLTLGDIQRAVQSENLTFPGGSVRMDGISRSLSVTGEFKNTEQIGNLVINSINGKPIYLKDVAQVIDSYHEQQSYARLDHNNVITLNIIKRKGENLIETSDKIVELMDDIRKNDWPKDVNVVLTGDQSEQTRTTLHDLINTIIIGFVLVFMILMFFMGTTNAFFVALSVPLSMCLAFLVMPALGFSLNMIVLFSFLLALGIVVDDAIVVIENTHRIFANGKMSIIKAAKLAAGEVFLPVFSGTLTTLAPFVPLLFWKGVIGKFMFFLPVTLIVTLTASLFVAYIINPVFAAQFMKPHKEHDEKRDRNNLKKSLALFGVAIVIGYLIDFGVGNFGVVALLLYLVNHYWLRFVIKRFQEISWPKFQLAYRRLLVWCLHRPRTMMLSTFLLFIGSLVLLGMRNGGISFFPQADPNFIYVYTSLPVGTDQAYTDSVTKIIEGRVYKAIDWPNPVVKSVIANVTVSVTDPQDEDQGDYPNKSKVSVAFVEYGKRNGVSTLQYLAKIREAVKGIPGAEISVAQEQGGPPVGKPVNIEVSGDNLEDLAQTSRGLKRYLDSLKIEGVEELRSDLQDKKPQLVVNIDRERANREAISTYSVGNEIYLGVLGTDISKYRDVNDDYNIVIKYRDDQRYNIDMLRNLKILYRDMAMGGMVRNVPLSAFADVKYSDTYGVIKRKNQKRVVTIGSNVLTGYNENAVVQDVQRAISGFNSAPGVQIKMTGSQEEQAETSAFLGWAMLTSLLLIIMILVLQFNSISKPLIILVEIGFSIIGVFLGFSIFKMEFSIVMSGVGIIALAGIVVRNGILLVEFTDLLREQGVPTFDAIVEAGRTRMTPVILTASATMLGLIPLAVGLNMDFATLFREFNPHLYFGGDNTAFWGPLSWTMIFGLAFATFLTLIMVPVMYLLSARLKNRLRKWRGHAIDEGVKDKRIEDLIEAEI, encoded by the coding sequence ATGCAAGACCTACAAAAAGAATTTAAGCCTTCCTCCTGGGCTATCAATAATAAAATCGCTGTATTCGTGATTACCCTTGTATTGGGTATCATGGGAACACTGGCATACATCAGTCTTCCCAAAGAAAGCTTTCCGGATATTTCATTACCGAACATCTATATCAGCGTTATTTATCCCGGAACTTCTCCAAAAGATATGGAGAATCTCATTGTGAGACCGATTGAGAAAGAATGTAAAAATATTGCCGGAGTAAAAAAGATCAAAAGCAATTCATTACAGGATTATTGCAGCGTTGTTGTTGAATTCGGTTCTGAAGTCAATATAGAAGACGCCAAACAAAAAGTAAAAGATGCTGTTGACAAGGCGAAAAAAGACCTCCCAAAAGATTTAAAAAACGATCCGGAAATTATCGAGATCAATTTCTCCGACTTACCTGTAATGCAGGTGAACATCAGTGGAAATTATGATTTATCCAAGCTGAAAGAATTTGCCGATGACGCGAAGGATCACATTGAGAGCCTCAAAGAAGTTAAAAAAGTTGAAATTATCGGGGCACTTGAACGGGAGATTCAGATCAATGTGGACATGATCAAAATGCAGGCTGCCGATCTCACATTGGGAGACATTCAGCGTGCTGTTCAGTCTGAAAACCTGACCTTCCCCGGTGGATCCGTCCGCATGGATGGAATCAGCAGGTCTTTAAGTGTAACGGGTGAATTCAAAAACACTGAACAGATTGGAAATCTGGTTATCAATTCCATCAACGGAAAGCCAATCTACCTGAAAGATGTAGCTCAGGTAATTGACAGTTATCACGAGCAACAAAGCTATGCACGGCTTGATCACAACAACGTAATTACCCTGAACATCATTAAACGTAAGGGTGAAAATCTGATTGAGACTTCAGATAAGATTGTTGAATTGATGGACGATATCCGTAAAAACGACTGGCCGAAGGATGTCAATGTCGTGCTTACAGGAGATCAGAGTGAACAAACCCGGACCACATTGCACGACCTGATCAATACCATTATTATCGGATTTGTACTGGTATTCATGATTCTGATGTTTTTCATGGGTACAACAAACGCTTTCTTCGTGGCATTATCGGTACCCTTATCCATGTGTCTGGCATTCCTTGTCATGCCGGCCTTAGGATTCTCGTTGAATATGATAGTCTTGTTCAGCTTCCTCCTGGCACTTGGAATTGTCGTAGACGATGCCATTGTGGTAATCGAAAACACACACCGGATATTTGCAAACGGGAAAATGAGCATCATCAAAGCCGCCAAGCTGGCTGCCGGTGAAGTATTTCTTCCGGTGTTCTCAGGTACCCTCACTACACTTGCACCTTTTGTTCCACTTCTGTTTTGGAAAGGAGTCATTGGTAAATTCATGTTCTTCCTGCCTGTGACACTGATAGTAACGCTGACGGCATCCTTGTTTGTCGCTTACATTATAAATCCTGTGTTTGCCGCCCAATTCATGAAACCGCATAAGGAACATGATGAAAAGCGTGACCGGAATAATTTAAAGAAGTCTTTGGCCTTATTCGGTGTTGCTATTGTAATCGGATACCTGATAGATTTTGGGGTAGGAAATTTCGGAGTTGTCGCCCTCCTGCTTTATTTGGTGAATCACTATTGGCTCAGATTTGTAATCAAACGTTTCCAGGAAATCAGTTGGCCAAAATTTCAGCTTGCATACCGTCGTTTATTGGTTTGGTGTCTGCATCGCCCAAGAACGATGATGCTTTCAACTTTCCTCCTGTTCATCGGTTCATTGGTGTTACTCGGGATGCGAAACGGTGGCATTAGTTTCTTCCCTCAGGCGGATCCTAACTTTATCTATGTCTATACCAGTTTACCGGTAGGGACAGATCAGGCATACACCGACTCGGTTACAAAGATTATCGAAGGACGTGTTTACAAAGCCATTGACTGGCCGAATCCTGTAGTTAAATCTGTGATTGCGAATGTTACCGTGAGCGTAACAGATCCGCAGGATGAAGACCAGGGAGATTATCCCAACAAGAGTAAAGTATCTGTGGCCTTCGTTGAATATGGTAAACGTAATGGTGTATCTACTCTGCAATATCTTGCCAAGATTCGTGAAGCGGTTAAAGGAATTCCCGGTGCAGAAATTTCCGTGGCACAGGAACAAGGTGGTCCTCCTGTCGGAAAACCTGTCAATATCGAAGTAAGTGGTGATAATCTTGAAGACCTTGCGCAAACCAGTCGTGGATTGAAACGTTATCTGGACTCACTCAAAATTGAAGGCGTAGAAGAACTACGAAGTGACCTACAGGACAAAAAACCTCAGCTGGTTGTAAACATCGACAGGGAAAGAGCCAATCGGGAGGCGATCTCCACTTATTCCGTGGGTAATGAAATTTATCTTGGAGTATTGGGTACAGATATTTCGAAATACAGGGATGTGAATGACGACTACAACATCGTGATCAAATATCGTGATGATCAACGCTACAACATCGACATGTTGAGAAATCTGAAAATTTTATATCGTGATATGGCCATGGGAGGCATGGTAAGGAATGTTCCTTTGTCAGCCTTCGCAGATGTGAAGTATTCAGATACCTATGGCGTGATCAAAAGGAAAAATCAGAAACGTGTTGTAACGATAGGTTCGAATGTATTGACAGGTTACAATGAAAACGCGGTTGTTCAGGATGTACAACGTGCCATCTCCGGATTTAACAGTGCTCCCGGTGTTCAAATCAAAATGACCGGTTCACAGGAAGAGCAGGCGGAAACCTCCGCATTCCTGGGTTGGGCCATGCTCACTTCCCTCCTGCTCATCATCATGATCCTTGTTTTACAGTTCAACTCGATTAGCAAGCCTCTGATCATTCTTGTTGAAATTGGATTTAGTATCATCGGAGTTTTCCTGGGATTCTCCATTTTCAAAATGGAGTTTTCAATTGTCATGAGTGGTGTCGGGATTATCGCGCTTGCAGGTATCGTTGTCCGAAATGGTATTCTTCTCGTAGAGTTTACTGATTTATTGCGTGAACAGGGAGTACCCACTTTCGATGCGATTGTGGAAGCAGGTCGCACGCGGATGACACCGGTTATCCTGACAGCCTCCGCAACCATGCTGGGACTCATTCCGCTTGCTGTTGGACTGAATATGGACTTTGCAACATTGTTCCGTGAGTTCAATCCGCATCTGTACTTTGGAGGCGACAACACTGCATTCTGGGGACCACTTTCATGGACAATGATCTTTGGTTTGGCCTTTGCAACCTTCCTTACCCTGATCATGGTGCCGGTTATGTATCTTTTAAGTGCCCGATTGAAAAACCGTTTGAGAAAATGGAGAGGGCATGCAATTGATGAAGGTGTAAAGGATAAAAGAATCGAAGACTTGATCGAAGCTGAAATATAA
- a CDS encoding menaquinone biosynthesis protein yields MNSKIKLSVVSYLNSKPFIFGLEKPWMKEQIELELDIPSVCAMKLLSGKVDVGLVPIAILPELKEYYLLTDYCIGANGDVNSVLLVSEVPLESISRVLLDYQSRTSVLLARVLAKRFWKINPIWEAAEAGYESTINGSSAGVIIGDRALILKDQFKYVYDLSGEWKKYTGLPFVFACWVANKPVSKTFSELLNKAAAEGVTNIPAVLNQYGSGEIENSVAEKYLSENIDFNFNEQKKKALELFLSYIEEFTESKLKESLPH; encoded by the coding sequence ATGAATTCAAAAATAAAGTTGTCTGTTGTTTCTTACCTGAACAGTAAGCCTTTTATTTTCGGTCTTGAAAAGCCCTGGATGAAAGAGCAAATTGAGTTGGAGTTGGATATCCCTTCTGTTTGCGCAATGAAATTACTGAGTGGCAAGGTTGACGTTGGATTGGTACCAATTGCAATACTTCCGGAACTCAAAGAATACTACCTGCTCACTGATTATTGTATCGGTGCCAATGGAGATGTCAATTCGGTGCTCCTGGTCAGTGAGGTTCCTCTGGAATCCATTTCCAGGGTGTTGCTGGATTATCAATCCAGAACATCAGTGCTGTTGGCCAGAGTACTTGCAAAAAGGTTCTGGAAAATCAATCCAATATGGGAAGCGGCCGAAGCCGGTTATGAATCCACAATTAACGGATCCAGTGCCGGAGTAATCATCGGTGATCGGGCATTGATTCTGAAAGACCAATTCAAATATGTATACGATTTATCCGGCGAATGGAAAAAATATACCGGCTTGCCCTTTGTCTTTGCTTGTTGGGTTGCGAACAAACCTGTTTCAAAAACATTCAGTGAATTGTTAAATAAAGCGGCAGCTGAAGGGGTTACAAATATTCCGGCCGTGCTGAATCAATATGGATCAGGAGAAATTGAAAATTCAGTTGCGGAAAAATATTTATCCGAGAATATAGATTTTAATTTTAACGAACAGAAGAAAAAAGCGTTGGAATTATTCCTCTCCTATATTGAAGAATTTACTGAAAGCAAATTGAAGGAGTCATTACCACATTGA